The DNA region TGCTACATACATTATGTAGGCTAGCTATCAGTAAAATGCATGTGTTGACAAAAACAAAGATTAAATTGACAAGCATTACCTTGTTGTactatttattttcttatatcattttttttttcaggcaaAGCACATTTGAAAACTTCAAAGTTATGGTTTAAATCTCTTTCCGTAtggatttgaaattttgaaccAAGTCCTCCATCTTCATAAGGAAAAACATAAAAGACCCGTCCAATTCTAGAATGCACTAAAGCCATTGCACACATGACACATGGTTCTGTGGTGGCATATAAGTCATATCCTGTACATAGATATTGTTCAGCAGACTGCATGGGGCACATTTCTGGTTTTTCATTATTGGCTTCTTCCAGTTGTTTGATTGATTTGTTTTCCAGTATACAACATTCTTCTTTTATATCCCACATTCCTCCTCCTTGTAAACGAGCAACCTTATCAATGCATAACATAACAGCATGCTGTAAAGGATGTTCCAAATGCCTCCTATCACATGATACTGCAAGAACTGTATTCACTTTTGGATCTACTATTAATGCTGCATTTTCAGtctttgatttttcattttgattaaatAACTCTTTCATGTGGCtttgtattttatgtatttcatcTTTAGAAAAGTAAGACAAGTTTATCAGTTTTGtaattcttttgttttcatgaaatgTTACTGGCCAGTATAGCTTACACTCCTCAAACTGCTTTCTTGTTAAAGGTTTCAGTTTTGGCACTTTCGTCAAGAAAGGTTTTCCAAGACAGCTATATTTGACATCAGACAAAACTGCATCAAATTCTTCTTGTGTTTTGCCCTGGCATACTACTACTTGCAATGAACCATCTTTGGAAATGCACGATCTTACTCTTTTCAAATGTTGTAAATTTTCTAAAGGAAAATCCTCACAAAGCGCCTTGACGACAGATGCAGTCTGCTTTTTACACTGTATAACTGATACAAAAACATCCGTCAATTCAACACATTTAACATAATCCTGGTGAAGAATTGCGAGAGGGTGATCGTCAGACATGGTTTTCAGCATGAATCAATACCGGATATTGTGAAAATGTAacgagaaataaaaatataaaccgGAAAATGAATTTCCGAAAAAATTTAACATTCTGTCCATGTTGGCAAGTCTAAATaatgagtaaaaaaaattcaaagcaagctcaattaataatcattttttattttctctctttgtatattttatgataatattACAACAAAAAATGTGTATTGGAAGTTCGGGATCGGAATACAAATGAATGTGGCCTTCACCTTTGTTGTCAAGAAACAAGAAGAGCTCTGAACTGTCAAAAAGTgttgaagttttatttaaagaGAATGTAATCCGCTGGATTATTTACAATGACAATAATATGCTACAGTCTTGCTTGATGGCTTGAAAATGGTAGGTATATTTGGAAAAACGTTTGTGATTTGTTCTCTTATGATTCATGTGCCGCCATGTTTTCTTGTAGTAAACACACCAAATTAGGATATCGTGCCTATTTTATGAGATCACATAATGTCATTTATTTAGATAAACTCATCTTTtctataaataagaaatatatggAGATATTTTGAGTAAGTGCGCTTCATTCTTATGTCTGAGCTATGAAAACATATTATTTGGTCAGAATGAATTGCTAACTGGACCTGGTTTAATATCTGAAGTAAGTTCATGAACAAAAATACACATGTTGGTATCAGTACTTATGCACTTTGAATCAttataaactaaaaataatcTGGATTGGCTGTTTATTTCACAGATTTTGTTCAGATTTGTCAGTAAGAATAATTTTAAGGCCTCATATTACGTATGCTTCAAATGACTGGTagcttaatttttaaaaat from Crassostrea angulata isolate pt1a10 chromosome 7, ASM2561291v2, whole genome shotgun sequence includes:
- the LOC128155585 gene encoding probable inactive tRNA-specific adenosine deaminase-like protein 3, with the protein product MLKTMSDDHPLAILHQDYVKCVELTDVFVSVIQCKKQTASVVKALCEDFPLENLQHLKRVRSCISKDGSLQVVVCQGKTQEEFDAVLSDVKYSCLGKPFLTKVPKLKPLTRKQFEECKLYWPVTFHENKRITKLINLSYFSKDEIHKIQSHMKELFNQNEKSKTENAALIVDPKVNTVLAVSCDRRHLEHPLQHAVMLCIDKVARLQGGGMWDIKEECCILENKSIKQLEEANNEKPEMCPMQSAEQYLCTGYDLYATTEPCVMCAMALVHSRIGRVFYVFPYEDGGLGSKFQIHTERDLNHNFEVFKCALPEKKNDIRK